The genome window CTGAGCGCGGCGTGCGCGTCGGTGCTCATCGCGGTCTTCGCCGCCTACGCCATCAGCCGGTACCGCTTCCGCGGCCGGGACCTGTTCCGCATCACGGTGCTGTCCACCCAGATGTTCCCCGGCATCCTGTTCCTGCTGCCGCTCTACCTGATCTACGCCACCATCGGGCAGGTCACCGGGGTGATGTTGCAGGGCAGCCACGCCGGTCTGGTCATCACCTACCTGACGTTCTCGCTGCCGTTCTCGATCTGGATGCTGGTCGGCTACTTCGACTCGATCCCCGCCGACCTCGACGAGGCCGCGCTGATCGACGGCGCCGGTCCGCTCGGGACGCTGCTGCGGGTCGTGCTGCCCGCCGCCAAGCCCGGTATCGCCGCGGTCGGCATCTACGCCTTCATGACGGCGTGGGGCGAAACGCTGTTCGCCTCGATCATGACCACCTCCGACTCCCGCACGCTGGCGGTCGGGCTGCGCGAGTACTCCAACGAGTCCTCGGTGTACTGGAACGAGGTGATGGCGGCCTCGCTGGTCGTCAGCATCCCGGTCGTCGTCGGTTTCCTGCTGCTCCAGCGGTACCTGGTCCAGGGCCTGACCGCCGGAGCCGTGAAGTGAAGGGGCGTGCCATGCGACGCAACTCCGCCAAGGTGCGGGTCGACGGCGAGCCCGCCGTCTGGCTGGGCGCCAACTTCTGGTCCCGCACCGGCGGGCCGCTGATGTGGCGCAACTACGACCCGGCGGTGGTGCGCTCCGAGCTGGAGGTGCTGGCCGAGAACGGCCTGCGCCAGACCCGCTCGTTCTTCTACTGGCCCGACTTCATGCCCGAACCCGACCGCATCGACGAGGAGAAGGCCGCGCACTTCGCCGACTTCCTCGACGCCCACACCGAAATCGGTATGACCTCCATTCCGACGTTCATCGTCGGTCACATGTCCGGCGACAACTGGGACCCGGCGTGGCGCGGCGGCCGCGACCTCTACGCCGACGTGTGGCTGGTGGCGCGGCAGGCGTGGTTCGTCGAGCGGATGAGCGAGCGCTTCGCCGGGCACCCCGCGGTGGCGGGGTGGCTGATCAGCAACGAGATGCCGATCTACGGCCGGTTGCGCCACGAACCCGTCGCGCCCGCCGAGCACGTGCTGAGCTGGGCGCAGCTGATGGTGCAGGCCGTCCGCGCGGGCGGCGCGCGCCAGCCGGTGTCGCTCGGCGACGGTGCGTGGGGCATCGAGGTGACCGGCGTGGACAACGGGTTCTCGGTGCGCGACACCGGCGCGCTCGTCGACTTCGTCGGACCGCACGTCTACCGGATGGACAGCGACCCGGTGCGCCAGCACCTCAACGCCGCGTTCGTCTGCGAACTGTCGGCGGTGGCGGGAAAACCCGTGGTGCTGGAGGAGTTCGGGCTCTCCAGTGACCACGTCTCGGCGCAGAACGCCGGGCACTACTACCGGCAGACGCTGCACACGTCGCTGCTGGCCGGGGCGACCGGCTGGCTGGCGTGGAACAACACCGACTACGACGGCCTGGTGGCGCAGGAACCCTACTCGCACCACCCCTTCGAGATGCACTTCGGCATCACCGACCACACCGGAGCGCCGAAGCCCCCGCTGCTGGAGCTGGATTCCTTCGCGCGCACGCTCGACGCGGTCGACTTCCCCCGGTGCTCCCGGACCGACACCGAGGTCGCGCTGCTGGTCAGCGAGTACCTCGAACACGGCTATCCGTACGCGCAGGCCGACGACCGGCCGCTGATCTTCACGACGCTGCGGCAGGGCTACGTCGCGGCGCGGGAGGCCGACCTGCCGGTCGGCTTCGTCCGGGAGCGCGACGGCGTCGAGGACTGCGCGCTGTACCTGCTGCCGTGCGTGAAGCAGGTCCAGGGACCGACCTGGCTCGCGCTGCGTGAACGCGTGGCGGCCGGGTCGGTGCTGTACCTGTCGTACTGCGCGGGCGAGGTCGAGCACCACAGGGGAGCGTGGCTGCCCTACCTGGACGAGACCTTCGGCGTCGAGAAGCAGCTGGCCTACGGGCTGGTGGACGCCGTCGAGGACGAGCACGTGGAGTTCACCTTCACCGAGGACTTCGGCGGTATCGAGGCCGGTGAGGTGCTGCGGTTCCGGGTGGGCGGCAACGAGCACAGCCGGACCTTCCTGCCGGTGGTGCCGCGCGGGGCGAAGGTCGTCGCGACCGACGCCCACGGCCGTCCCGCCCTGCTGCGCCACGTGACGGGGGAGGGGCAGGCGGTGCTCTGCACCTATCCGCTGGAGCACTTCGCGGCGAGCAACGCGCGGGTGAACCCCGAGCCCACCTACCGGATCTACGCCGCGCTGGCCGCCGTCGCGGGAGTGCGGCGACCGGTCGTGGTGGACCGGCCGGAGGTCTTCGCCGACGCGCTCGTGCACGAGGACGGTCGCCGCTTCGCGTGGCTGGTCGGGCAGAACGCCGAACCGATCACCGTGACGCCGCGGGTCGAAGGCTCGCTTCACGACCTGGTGACCGGAGCCGAGGTGCCCGAGATCGAGCTGCTGCCCTACGGCGTGCGGGTGCTCGAACTGCGGCCGTCCCCGGAGCTTCCCTGAAGTACGGCGTTGATCGCGGCCGGCGCCGAGATCATGCAGGCCATGCAGGGCATGCCCGCCGGGTACAGCGACCACTCGCACTCCCGCGCGACCACGACCACGCCGCAGTAGGCGGGCAGCTCGACCGGCACGCCGTCCAGGTCGTCGGGAATGGGAACCGCGTGGCACACCCGTTCGCGTTCCGGGATTCCGGGTTTCGCAACCAGCCGTGCGAAGGCGATTCGACCGGTCATGCGTCGGGGTCCTGTCCGCGTGGACGGGATTCGGGGTGGCGGTCCCAGATCTCTTTGGTCGTCGCCTGTGTCCGTCGTTTCGCGCGCCAATTGCGAATCGGTTTTGTTTTGGTCCTGCGCCGCAGATCGCACCAGATGGCGGCCGCGCACAAAGTCAACGCCCACACCGTGATCGCGTACAGCGGTAGCAGGGCGAGTTCTTGCTGAGAGCGCATGGGATTTCCTCGCGGAAAGGTTTCGCCGAATCCCCCCGCGTCCGCCCCGGCTGCTGGAGATCGGGGACCGGGGCGGACTGTCGGCCGCGATGTCGGGGAAGGGGGCGACCGACAGTGCGAACGTATCAGGACGAATATTACTGTGTCGCTCACCGAAAGGGTGATCTTCGTTTGCTCCGCCGAATTCCCGGTGCAGACTGGCGCCAACATCGAGATTGGAGATCTTGGGATGTCCGGACCGACGATCCGACGGCGCCAGCTCGGCAGGCAGCTCCGCCAGTTGCGCGATGCGGCGGGCAAGTCCTCGCGGGCCGCCGCGGAATGGCTCGACGTGTCGCAGGCGACAGTGTCCAAAGTGGAGAACGGAAAGCAGGCGCCGAAGATCGCGCACGTGCGGCTGCTGTTGCAGCTCTACGGAGTCGAGTCGCCGCGGTCGGAGGCGATCCTGCGGCTGGCCCGCGAGGCCAACCAGCGCGGGTGGTGGACCGCCTACGGCGACACCGTCCCGGACTGGTTCCGCGACTACGTCGGCCTGGAGACCGACGCGACGGAGCTGTGGACCTACGACGCGGAGCTGATCCACGGCCTGCTCCAGACGCCCGGCTACATCCGCGCGGTGACCGCCGCCTTCAACGAGGAATCGGCGGGCTTCGACGTCGAGTGCTACGTCGACCAGCGCCAGGCGAGGCAGGACCGGCTGACCAGCAGCAACCCACCCAGGCTGTTCTCCGTGCTCAGCGAGGGCGCGCTCCGTCGTCTGGTCGGTGGCCGCGAGGTGATGCGGGAGCAGATCCAGCACCTGATCGAGCTGAGCAAGCTCCCGCACGTGACCTTCCAGGTGCTGCCGTTCGAAGCGGGTGCGCACGCGGCGATGGTCTCGCCGTTCACCCTGCTCAGGTTCGAGGAAGACCCGGACATGGGCGCGGTGTACCTGGAGAACCACCAGGGTGCGCTCTACCTGGAGCGGCCCGCTGACGTGAACGGCTACGTCGACACCTTCGAACGGGTGCGCAAAGTTGCGCTAACGCCGAAGAAAACCAAGGACTTCCTCGCTAACCTGGTGCTGAACCTGTGACAGCGATGGAAAGGAGCGCGGGAAGTGAGCGACTTAGCCCGCGCCGAATGGCGCAAGTCCTCCCGTAGCGGCGGAAATGGTGGTCAGTGCGTCGAGGTCGCGGTGACCCCGACGACGGTCGGAGTCCGCGACACCAAGGATCGCGCCGGCGGCACCCTGGTCCTGTCGGCGCGTTGCTGGGCCGGGTTCGTCTCCGGTGTCCGAGACGGCCGCTTCGACGCATGAACGCCGGTGAGTCTTTTGGGTTGCTCGAGCAGCCCAAAAGACTCACGGGGACCACTCGATTCAGCTTTGGGGACAGACTTGGCAGCTCCGCACGGGAACACGCACAACAGCGCGTCAACCGCTGAAAGCGTGGTACAAGCGCAGCAAATACACGGTGACGTGCACTTCCACGGCGCGGCCAACCCGGCGGCTCCGCGCATGGTGCCTCGTCAGCTTCCCGCCGCGGTACGGCATTTCATCAACCGCACCGTCGAGCAGGACGCGTTGACCACGTTGCTGAACGGCGCGGGAAGTGACCACACCGTCCTGGTGTCGACCATCGACGGGCTCGCGGGCGTGGGCAAGTCGACACTGGTCGTGCAGTGGGCGCACCAGGTCCGGGAGCGGTTCCCGGACGGGGAGCTCTACGCCAACCTGCGGGGTTTCGACCCGGCCGCGGAGCCGGTGACCCCGGGGGAGGCGCTGGGCGGCTTCGTCACCGCGCTGGGTGTCGCGCCGGAGGCCGTGCCCGTCGCGGAAGAGGCCAGAGCCGCGCAGTTCCGCACACTGCTGCACGGTCGGCGGATGCTGCTCGTGCTGGACAACGCCCGCAACGCCGAGCAGGTGCTGCCGTTGATGCCGGGTTCGCCCGGCTGCCTGGTCGTCGTGACCAGTCGTCAGCGACTCGACGGGCTCGTGGCCCATCACGGTGCTCAGCGGCTCGCCCTCGAGACCCTCACCCGTGACGAAGGTCGCCGACTCCTGGCTCGGTACATCGGTGGCGAACGCCTGGAGCACGAGCCGGAGGCAGTGGAGGCGTTGCTGCACCACTGCGCCGGGCTGCCACTGGCGCTGACCCTGGTCGCGGTCCAGGCCACCGCCGAACCGGACGTGCCGCTGGAGGAGCTCGCGGCCGACCTCCGAAGCGAGCGCAACCGGCTGGATGCGCTCGACGCGGGTGGCGAGACCGGCATCCGGGCGGTGTTCTCCTGGTCCTACCGCTCACTCTCCCCGCAAGCCGCTCGGCTGTTCCGCCTGCTCGGACTGCCCAACTCGCCGGACATCGGCACCGGCGCGGCAGCGGCGGTGGCAGGGACCGACCACCGCGGCGTCCGCAGACTCCTGGCCGAGCTGTGCCGCGCCCACCTGCTCACCCGTCGAGCGGGCGACCGCTATGTCTTCCACGACCTGCTCCGCGCCTACGCGCGCGAGCGCGCGCATGAGGACGACTCGGCGCAGGAACGCACTGCCGCGTTCGAACGTCTGCTGGACCACTACCTCTACACGACCTACGCGGCCAACCATCGACTGGAACCAACGCGGCCCCTGCCCGAGCTGGACCACGTCGACCAGTACCTGTGGCGCGACTTCGCCACCTACGAAGAGGCCCTGGACTGGTGGGACGCCGAGCACGCCAATGTCCTGTCCGCCGTCCGCCAGGCGGTGGCACTCCGGCTGCCCCGTGGCCCGTGGCTGTCACACGCCGCCACCTTCCCGTTCAAGCTGCGTGGTCTCGTCGACGAGATGAAGGTGAGCAGTGCCGACGGGCTTGCGGGCGCGCGGGAGAGCGGAGACCGCCCGTTGCAGGCACGGCTGCTCAGCGATCTCAGCACGGCGTACCTCTTCCGAGGCGAGTTCGACGCGTCCATCCGCTGCAGGCAGTCCGCCGCCGAGCTGTTCGCCGAGCTTGGTGAACGCGACTGGGAAGCCCTGATGCACGCGGTGCTGGGGGAGACATTCCTCGAGATGGGCCGCTACGCGGACGCGGCGGCCTCCGCGCGGGAGGCGCTGCGGATGCAGGAAAGCGCCGACGGCAAGGTCATCGACCCGGGAGGAGCGGACGCGGTCCTCGGACTTGCCTTGGCGCACCTGGGAGAGTTCGGCGCGGCGTTCCCGCCTCTGCACCGCGCCTACGCCGTAGCCGACCAGTTCGGGCAGGGGTATGCCCTGACTAACCTCGGTTCCGCGCATTTCCTCGCGGGCGACATGGAAAACGCGGTGCGGACCTACCGCCAGGCGGTGCAGCACCGTCGCGACATCGGCCACGAGTTCGGCGAAGCCGTGTGCCTCAACAAGCTCGGCGAAGCGCTGCGGGCCTGGGGTGAGGTGGAGGGGGCTCGGGACGCCTGGCAGCAGGCACTCGCCATCCTCGACGGGCTCGGGCATCCCGACGCCGAGAACGTCCGCGAAAACCTCGATGCGCTGGACGCCACGGAATCATGACCAGAGCCGCTCACGCGGTCCAGTCCAGGATCGGGGCGAAGGAGCGGACGAACGTCGAGCGGGGCATCAGGCGCATGGCGCCGTCGCGGAGTGCGACCGCCGCGGGGGAGGACCAGTGCGCCACCTCGCCGATGCGCCGGGAGCGGCGCACGACCATCTGGGTGCGCGGCCTGCGTTCCCGGTCGTAGCGGGCAAGCGCGTCCGCCAGCACCGCTCTGGTGCGCACGCCCCGCACCGCCGACCCGAGGACCACGGCGTCTTCCAGTGCCTGGCACGCGCCCTGGCCGAGGTTGGGGGTCATGGCGTGGGCGGCGTCGCCGACCAGCACGACGCTGCCCCGCACATAGGTGCTCAGGCAGGGTAGTTCGTAGGTGTCGTGGTGCAGCACGGCGTTCTCCTCGGTGGCGGCGAGCAGCGCCGGGATCGGGTCGTGCCAGCCCGCGAAGCGCTCGTGCAGCTCGGCGAGCCCACCGCCGCTGCCTTCGGGCGCGTTCGCCACGGCATAGCAGTAGACCCGGCCGTCGGCCAGCGGCGCGTAGCCGAACCGCATGCCACGGCCCCAGGTCTCGACCGGTTCGCGCACCGGGACCGGGGCGCTGATCATCCGCCAGGTCGTGTAGCCGGCGTAGCGCGGTGGCGCCGCGTCCTCCCACAGCGAGCGGCGCGTGGCGCTGCGGACGCCATCCGCGCCGACGACCAGGTCCGCGGTGCTCGTTCCGGCGGAGTGCACGACCGTGCCGTCCGCGTGCACTTCCCGCACGTGCACTCCCGGACGGAGCGCCTCGGCCGGGACCTTCGCGCGCAGCACCTCGAGCAGGTCGGCGCGGTGCACCATCGCCCACTCGCCGTAGCGGCGGCGCAGCTCGGCCGCGTCGGCGCGGGAGAGCCAGCGGCCGGACACGTCCTGCACCCCGGCCTGGGCCCCGTCGACGGCCAGGGCCCGGACCGGGTCGCCGAGCCCCAGCGAGTCCAGCGCCCGCATCGCGTTGGGCAGCACCGCCAGACCCGCGCCCACCTCGCCGAACTCCGGCGCCCGCTCCAGGACCTCGACCTGCCAGCCCGCCCGGTCCAGGGCGACCGCGGTGGCCAGTCCGCCGATGCCGCCGCCGAGAACAATCGCCTTCACCGCGACCTCCTATACATCTGTAGAGGACTCTACACTTGTAGAGAGGAGGTGGGCGAGTGTCCCGTCGAACAGAGCTCGCCGACGCGGCGATCACAACCCTGGCCTGCGAAGGAATGCGCGGGCTGACCCATCGCAACGTCGACCGCACCGCGGGGCTGCCGCAGGGCTCGACGTCGTACTACTTCCCGACGCGCAAGGCGCTGATCGAGGCGGTGGTGGAGCGCGTCACCGAGGTCACCGTGGCAGTGGAGCCGGACCTGCCCACCGACCTCGACGAGCTGGCCGTGGTGATCGCCGGGTACGTGCGCGAGCTGCTCACCAGGGGCCGGGACCACCAGCTCGCCTGCTACGAGCTGATGCTGGAAGCGACCCGGCGGCCGGAGCTGCGCGAGCTGCTCACCCCCGCCAGCGCGACGATCCGCGAGATGGCAGCCGACCGGCTGGAGGCCGCGGGGGTCACCGGCTCCGCCGACCGCGCCCGCGACTTCGTCGCGTTCCTCGACGGCCTGCTCCTCGAGCAGATCACCGGCTCGGGCGGCCGGGAGCTCGACGACGCGGCGCTGCGCGTCACGGTCCGCCGGATGCTGACCGCGGTGATGAGCTGAGCGCAAGCTGCTACGCCGGGCGGTCGGCCAGCTCGCGAGTCCTGGGTTCGGTGTGCTGGATGACCAGTCCGGCGATGAGGACCAGCACCATCTCCAGGCCCATGAGCAGCGTGGCGAACTCGATGGTGAGGGTGTCGGCCATGCCCGCCGTCAACAGCAGCAACGCGCCGCCGACGATCGTCGCGAGCACCATGAGCCCGCCGGAGTGCACGAGCTGCACGTGCAGAACGCTCAGCACGACCAGGTAGACCAGCAGCGGCACCGCGACCGCCAGTGCCGCCCCGACAGTGTCGAGGTGGGCCTTGTGCGCGTGGCTGTCGATGACCACCTCCAGCCCCGCGCCGACGGCGGCGATCCCGCCGAAGACCAGGTAGTGCCCGTAGCCCCAGGCGATCGCCCTGGTCAGGGAGTCGCGCAGGTGGTCGCTCACCGTGTGCTTGAAGTAGAGCCACCACATCGCGAAGATCATCAGCAGGCCGCCGGCGCCGATCTCCAGCAGGCCGGCCGACCAGCCTCCGTCGGCGACGTCTTCCTGGATGGCGGCGGTGACGGCCAGGACCACCTCTCCGAGCACGATGATCGTGAACAGGCCGTAGCGTTCGGCGATGTGCCGCGGGTGCCACGCGGTCTGCATCCTGCGCTCGGCGAGCACCGGGACCAGCATCTCGGCGACGACGAGCACCGCGAAGCCGATCTCGCGCCACGGGTCCGGCAGCCACAACCGCCCGATCCAGGCGACCTGGCACACCCCGACCCCTACGGCGTAGCGCAGCGTGCAGGGCCGGCCCTCGGGGTGTTCGCGGGCCGCGCGCAGCCATTGCGCGATCAGGGCGACGCGCATGACGACGTAGCCGATGGTCGCGATCGTGAAGTCGTAGTCGCGGAACGCGGCGGGCACCCCGGCGGCCAGCACGAGCACCCCGGCCATCTGCACCAGCGTCAGCGCCCGGTACGGCACGTCGTCGGTGTCGTAGGCGGAGGCGAACCAGGTGAAGTTCATCCACGCCCACCAGATCGCGAAGAACACCATGAGATAACCGAGCACGGTGCCCGCGACGTGGCCCTCGGAGATGCCGTGGTGCAACTGCGCCGCCGCCTGGCCCACGGCGGCGACGAAGCAGAGGTCGAACAGGAGCTCCAGCGGGGTGGCGGCGCGGTGCTGCTCGCGGGGATCGCGCGCGAGCATCCGCGCGCGCAGCGGCGGGACTTCGGCCAATTCGGCTCACCTACTCCGGCTCGCTCGGCTGACCTGCGGCGACGTCGTCGAATTGTGGCCCGTTCCTGGGTATCCCGCCGTCCGGTGCGCGTACTCCCAGTCCGCCTTCGCGCGTAGTCGGCGATGCCGCTGTTGGGGTAACATGAAAATACTTCGGGGTCAGGTGAGCTGGGGGAGATGCCGAGGGGTCAGGCGGGGGTGAGTGCCTGACCCCCGTTCGGCATCCGGGCCCCTGGCGGGCTGATCACCACCGGCTGCTCTTGCTGCGACGCCGGTACCGCCAGGAGCTGCTCCTCAGCCAGACGACGCCGCCGACCCTGGCGAGGACGGCCACGGCAAGCAGGGCGGCCGCGGTCCGCTTTGCCGCGGTGCCGTCGGTTAGCGCATCCGCGGGCACGGGCCCGAGCCGGCCCTGCGGGTCGTAGGCGATCTCCAGGCGTTCGCCCTTCTTCGCGGCGGCGGAGCCTTCGGTCGTCAGGTGCTCGACCGGCCCGCCGTCGCACCGGAGGCCGTGGTCGTAGTAGTAGGTCGTGGTCGTGCTCCACGAGCCCGGCATGTCCGGGTCGGACGACGGCGTGTAGTGCGATGTCGTCTCCTGGCGTTCGACGACGTCGAGCACCGTGCAGACCGTCCGCAGACCGCGTTCGTGCAGCGCCGCGTCGTCGATGCCCACCTTGGTCAGGCCCAGTGCGAACATCAGCGCCAGGAGAGCGACGAAGTTCGCCCCCATCGCGTCTTCCGGGTGCAGGGCCAGCGACGACAGCCACACGAGCGTCGCCAGGATCTGCAACCCGAACGCGGCGGCCCCGCCGGGGCCGTAGGCGTCGAGGTAGGAACCCCAGGCCATCAGGCCGATCGCCAGCAGCGGCACGCCTGCCGCGACGACCAGCTCGGCGAGCACGCTCTCGTACCACCGCCGCATCGCGCCTCCCCGGTTCGCACGTCGCCCAAGCGTTGCGCCTCGTGCAACGCCGCGACAGACGGCGACCGGGCGAACTCGCGCGGCGCCGCGTCGCCCGGTTCGGGCTGCTCCACCGCGTGACCTACGGTGGCGTAGCGCACGCTTACCGGTCAGTAACCCCAGTTCCTGGCATGATCTGGCGGCACCGGGCGAGCGGCGCTCGGACGTTGGAGTCGTGAGCGGAAAGGATCGGGTGTCGTGACGAAGATCGAACGCCTCGGTGTGGTCGGTGCCGGTCTGATGGGTTCGGGCATCGCCGAGGTCAGCGCGCTGGCCGGGCTCGACGTGATCGTCGTGGAGGTCACCGACGACGCCGCCAGGGCAGGCCGGTCGCGGCTGTGGAAGTCGCTGAACCGCGCGGTGGACAAGGGCAAGATCACCGAGCAGGAGCGCGACGCCGCCCAGTCCCGGCTGCACTTCACCACCACGGTGGCCGACCTCGACGACCGCCAGCTGGTGATCGAGGCCATCGCCGAGGACGCCGAGCTCAAGACCAGGCTCTTCGAAGACCTCGACAAGATCGTCAGCGACCCGGACGCGATCCTGGCCTCCAACACCTCCTCGATCCCGATCGCCAAGCTGGCCGCCGCCACCGAGCGCCCCGCGCAGGTGATGGGCATCCACTTCTTCAACCCGGTCCCGGTGCTCAAGCTGGTCGAGCTGGTGCCGTCGCTGCTGACCTCCGAGGAGACCGTCCAGCGCGCGTCGGCGTTCGCCACCGAACAGCTCGGAAAGCAGACCATCCGCGCCACCGACCGCTCCGGTTTCGTGGTCAACGCCCTGCTGGTGCCCTACCTGCTCTCGGCGATCCGGATGCTGGAGGGCGGCCACGCCACCGCCGAGGACATCGACAACGGCATGGTGCTGGGCTGCGCCCACCCGATGGGTCCGCTCGCGCTGTCGGACCTCGTCGGCCTGGACACCCTCAAGGCGATCGCCGACTCCATGCACGACGAGTACAAGGAGCCGCTCTACGCCGCGCCGCCGCTGCTGCAGCGCATGGTCGACGCGGGCCTGAAGGGCAAGAAGTCCGGCCAGGGCTTCTACGACTACAGCTGAGCGACCGCGGTGTCCCGGGTCGAGGTTCGGGACACCGCGCTCACAGCTCGCGCCGGCGCTCCACCACGGTCCGGGCGAGCTCGATGTCCCACGAGATCGGTCCTACGCGGAGCGCGACTGGGAAAGGCGTGACGCGAAGCGCAGGATCTCCTCGGCGACGCGGTGCGGCCGGTCCTCCATGAGGAAGTGCCCCGCCCCGGGCACCGTGACCAGCTCGGCGTGCGGGATGTCGCTCGCGAGGCGTTCGCCGTAGGCGACGGGCTGCCAGCGGTCGTCCTCGCCCCAGAGGATGCGCACCGGCATCGGCAGCCCTCCCAGCAGCGGTGCGACGCGCTCGGTCGGCGCCGAGTCGTAATGGCGCACCTGGTGCTCGAAGAACGACACCCGGCCGACCGGACCGCGATGCGGCGCGAGGTAGGTCTCCAGCACCTCCTCTGCCATCTCGCCGGAGACGGTCATCCGCAGTTGCCGGGTCAGCATGGCCTCGAAGTCCTGCCGCGGCATGGCCGCGTAGTCGCCGAGGTGGTCGCGGATGACGCGCCGCCAGGTTTCCGAGGGCCACGAGTCGTAGCTGACCGGGTCGACGAGCACCAGCCCATCGACCCGGTCCGGCCGGGAGGTGGCGAAGATCTGCCCGATCGCGCCGCCGATGTCGTGCGCGACCAGCACGCACCGGTCGATTCCCAGTGTCGTCAGCAGTTCGCCGAGCAGCCCGGCCTGCGCGGTGACCGAGGTGTCCCGGTCCACCGGCCGCTCCGACTCGCCGAAACCCAGCAGGTCGTAGGCGAGCACGGAGTGGCCGCCGGCTTCCAGCTCCGGGATCACGTGGCGCCAGATGGCCGAGTGCGACGGCGTTCCGTGCAGCAGCACCAGGGGTGGGCCGTCTCCGCCGCGGTACCGGTAGGCGATCCGGACGCCGTCGACGATCACGTTGCGGTCCAACGGGGTCATACCGCCTCGGTGTTGGTGCGGGAGACCCGCGCCGTCATGAGCGGAAGCAATCGGAGTGTCGCTCATACGGCCTCGGTCTCCGGGGTGACGACCAGCTTGCCGAAGAAGTCCTTGCCGACGAAGTCCTTCTGGGCGCGGTGCAGCTCGCGCAACGGGTAGGTGCCCGCCAGCAGCGGCTTGAGCTCGCCCGCCGCGACGTGGCCCAGCAGTTGCTCGAAGTCCTCGTGGGTGCCGAACGACGAGCCGATGAGCTGCACCTGGTTCAGGTAGACCGTGCGCAGGTCGGTCTCCACCAGCGGACCCGCGATTGCCCCGGCCACGACGTAGCGGCCCAGCGGGCCCAGCACCCGCAGCAGCGCGCCGAAGTGCGGCCCGGCCACCACGTCGGCCACGACGTCGGCCTGCCCGGTCGCGCGGATCTCGCCGGCGAGATCGTCCGACGCGCGGTCCACGGTCGCCTCCGCGCCCAGGTCCAGGGCGAGCTGCCGTTTGGCG of Saccharopolyspora erythraea contains these proteins:
- a CDS encoding carbohydrate ABC transporter permease, whose amino-acid sequence is MREPTWFRVLRVAGLSALVLFTVLPLYVMVTSAVKPLDDVQDTFQWLPSEITFQPFVDMWSTVSLADYFVNSAVVALSAACASVLIAVFAAYAISRYRFRGRDLFRITVLSTQMFPGILFLLPLYLIYATIGQVTGVMLQGSHAGLVITYLTFSLPFSIWMLVGYFDSIPADLDEAALIDGAGPLGTLLRVVLPAAKPGIAAVGIYAFMTAWGETLFASIMTTSDSRTLAVGLREYSNESSVYWNEVMAASLVVSIPVVVGFLLLQRYLVQGLTAGAVK
- a CDS encoding beta-galactosidase trimerization domain-containing protein, encoding MRRNSAKVRVDGEPAVWLGANFWSRTGGPLMWRNYDPAVVRSELEVLAENGLRQTRSFFYWPDFMPEPDRIDEEKAAHFADFLDAHTEIGMTSIPTFIVGHMSGDNWDPAWRGGRDLYADVWLVARQAWFVERMSERFAGHPAVAGWLISNEMPIYGRLRHEPVAPAEHVLSWAQLMVQAVRAGGARQPVSLGDGAWGIEVTGVDNGFSVRDTGALVDFVGPHVYRMDSDPVRQHLNAAFVCELSAVAGKPVVLEEFGLSSDHVSAQNAGHYYRQTLHTSLLAGATGWLAWNNTDYDGLVAQEPYSHHPFEMHFGITDHTGAPKPPLLELDSFARTLDAVDFPRCSRTDTEVALLVSEYLEHGYPYAQADDRPLIFTTLRQGYVAAREADLPVGFVRERDGVEDCALYLLPCVKQVQGPTWLALRERVAAGSVLYLSYCAGEVEHHRGAWLPYLDETFGVEKQLAYGLVDAVEDEHVEFTFTEDFGGIEAGEVLRFRVGGNEHSRTFLPVVPRGAKVVATDAHGRPALLRHVTGEGQAVLCTYPLEHFAASNARVNPEPTYRIYAALAAVAGVRRPVVVDRPEVFADALVHEDGRRFAWLVGQNAEPITVTPRVEGSLHDLVTGAEVPEIELLPYGVRVLELRPSPELP
- a CDS encoding Scr1 family TA system antitoxin-like transcriptional regulator, producing MSGPTIRRRQLGRQLRQLRDAAGKSSRAAAEWLDVSQATVSKVENGKQAPKIAHVRLLLQLYGVESPRSEAILRLAREANQRGWWTAYGDTVPDWFRDYVGLETDATELWTYDAELIHGLLQTPGYIRAVTAAFNEESAGFDVECYVDQRQARQDRLTSSNPPRLFSVLSEGALRRLVGGREVMREQIQHLIELSKLPHVTFQVLPFEAGAHAAMVSPFTLLRFEEDPDMGAVYLENHQGALYLERPADVNGYVDTFERVRKVALTPKKTKDFLANLVLNL
- a CDS encoding DUF397 domain-containing protein, which gives rise to MSDLARAEWRKSSRSGGNGGQCVEVAVTPTTVGVRDTKDRAGGTLVLSARCWAGFVSGVRDGRFDA
- a CDS encoding tetratricopeptide repeat protein, producing MVPRQLPAAVRHFINRTVEQDALTTLLNGAGSDHTVLVSTIDGLAGVGKSTLVVQWAHQVRERFPDGELYANLRGFDPAAEPVTPGEALGGFVTALGVAPEAVPVAEEARAAQFRTLLHGRRMLLVLDNARNAEQVLPLMPGSPGCLVVVTSRQRLDGLVAHHGAQRLALETLTRDEGRRLLARYIGGERLEHEPEAVEALLHHCAGLPLALTLVAVQATAEPDVPLEELAADLRSERNRLDALDAGGETGIRAVFSWSYRSLSPQAARLFRLLGLPNSPDIGTGAAAAVAGTDHRGVRRLLAELCRAHLLTRRAGDRYVFHDLLRAYARERAHEDDSAQERTAAFERLLDHYLYTTYAANHRLEPTRPLPELDHVDQYLWRDFATYEEALDWWDAEHANVLSAVRQAVALRLPRGPWLSHAATFPFKLRGLVDEMKVSSADGLAGARESGDRPLQARLLSDLSTAYLFRGEFDASIRCRQSAAELFAELGERDWEALMHAVLGETFLEMGRYADAAASAREALRMQESADGKVIDPGGADAVLGLALAHLGEFGAAFPPLHRAYAVADQFGQGYALTNLGSAHFLAGDMENAVRTYRQAVQHRRDIGHEFGEAVCLNKLGEALRAWGEVEGARDAWQQALAILDGLGHPDAENVRENLDALDATES
- a CDS encoding FAD-dependent monooxygenase translates to MKAIVLGGGIGGLATAVALDRAGWQVEVLERAPEFGEVGAGLAVLPNAMRALDSLGLGDPVRALAVDGAQAGVQDVSGRWLSRADAAELRRRYGEWAMVHRADLLEVLRAKVPAEALRPGVHVREVHADGTVVHSAGTSTADLVVGADGVRSATRRSLWEDAAPPRYAGYTTWRMISAPVPVREPVETWGRGMRFGYAPLADGRVYCYAVANAPEGSGGGLAELHERFAGWHDPIPALLAATEENAVLHHDTYELPCLSTYVRGSVVLVGDAAHAMTPNLGQGACQALEDAVVLGSAVRGVRTRAVLADALARYDRERRPRTQMVVRRSRRIGEVAHWSSPAAVALRDGAMRLMPRSTFVRSFAPILDWTA
- a CDS encoding TetR/AcrR family transcriptional regulator — protein: MSRRTELADAAITTLACEGMRGLTHRNVDRTAGLPQGSTSYYFPTRKALIEAVVERVTEVTVAVEPDLPTDLDELAVVIAGYVRELLTRGRDHQLACYELMLEATRRPELRELLTPASATIREMAADRLEAAGVTGSADRARDFVAFLDGLLLEQITGSGGRELDDAALRVTVRRMLTAVMS